One segment of Campylobacter sp. CNRCH_2014_0184h DNA contains the following:
- the aroC gene encoding chorismate synthase, producing the protein MNSFGVRFKFTSFGESHGQAIGCIIDGMPAGVKFDFDFLQEMLDKRKPGQNKFSTPRKEEDKAQVLSGVFEGYTTGTPISVLVYNENTRSKDYEKDVFRPAHADFTYYHKYGIRDYRGGGRASARESVARVAAGAVAQMLLKEFDIEIMSGVFGVGSIDSKLSNDEFDFDYAKNSEVYALDKNLEQSFKDEILKAKKAKNSIGARVFTRVRNPIKGLGEPLYDKLDSKLAHAIMGVNAVKAIEIGSGIQSSYMYGSQNNDELKDGVFLSNHSGGILGGISNGDFIDIKTYFKPTPSIFLPQQTQNIQGENIIHELKGRHDPCVGIRGSVVVNAMVAICMADTLLLNASSNLQNLQRVYVKNK; encoded by the coding sequence ATGAATAGCTTTGGAGTAAGATTTAAATTTACAAGCTTTGGTGAATCCCATGGTCAAGCTATAGGTTGTATAATAGATGGTATGCCAGCAGGGGTGAAGTTTGATTTTGATTTTTTACAAGAAATGCTAGATAAAAGAAAACCTGGTCAAAATAAATTTAGTACCCCTAGAAAAGAAGAAGATAAAGCTCAAGTTTTAAGTGGGGTTTTTGAGGGTTATACAACAGGAACTCCTATAAGTGTTTTGGTGTATAATGAAAATACACGCTCAAAAGATTATGAAAAAGATGTATTTCGTCCTGCGCATGCTGATTTTACTTATTATCATAAATATGGCATTAGAGATTATAGAGGTGGTGGAAGAGCTAGTGCTAGAGAAAGTGTAGCAAGAGTAGCAGCAGGAGCTGTAGCACAAATGCTTTTAAAAGAATTTGATATAGAGATAATGAGTGGGGTTTTTGGAGTAGGAAGTATTGATAGCAAACTTAGTAATGATGAGTTTGATTTTGATTATGCTAAAAATAGTGAAGTTTATGCTTTAGATAAAAATTTAGAGCAAAGTTTTAAAGATGAAATTTTAAAAGCTAAAAAGGCAAAAAATAGCATAGGTGCTAGAGTTTTTACTAGAGTGAGAAACCCTATAAAAGGCTTGGGTGAGCCTTTGTATGATAAGCTTGATTCTAAACTTGCTCATGCAATTATGGGAGTTAATGCGGTTAAAGCTATAGAAATAGGAAGTGGCATTCAAAGTAGCTATATGTATGGAAGTCAAAATAATGATGAGCTAAAAGATGGGGTGTTTTTAAGCAATCATAGCGGTGGGATCTTAGGTGGAATTTCTAATGGGGATTTTATTGATATAAAAACATATTTTAAGCCAACTCCTTCTATATTTTTACCCCAACAAACGCAAAATATTCAAGGAGAAAATATTATACACGAGTTAAAAGGCAGACATGATCCTTGTGTGGGTATAAGGGGTAGTGTTGTGGTAAATGCTATGGTGGCAATTTGCATGGCTGATACTTTGCTTTTAAATGCAAGCTCAAATTTGCAAAATTTACAACGAGTTTATGTAAAAAATAAATAA
- the rnc gene encoding ribonuclease III translates to MLKKLQERLNYHFKNEQLLIEALTHKSYKKPYNNERLEFLGDAVMDLVVGEFLFFKFQKDSEGNLSKLRAALVNEKSFATLAQKLDLGACIFMSIAEENNDGRNKPSILSDAFEALMGALYLEIGFEKTKNIALNLLNEVYPHIDTQSLFKDYKTRLQEITQANMAGTPEYIVVKAFGPDHKKQFEIAVKIQGIEVARSTAGSKKEAQQQCAKIALEKLGKL, encoded by the coding sequence ATGCTTAAAAAACTCCAAGAAAGATTAAATTATCATTTTAAAAATGAGCAATTGCTTATCGAAGCTTTGACGCATAAAAGCTATAAAAAGCCTTATAATAACGAAAGATTAGAGTTTTTAGGTGATGCTGTGATGGATTTAGTGGTAGGGGAGTTTTTGTTTTTTAAATTTCAAAAAGACTCAGAAGGAAATCTTTCTAAACTTAGAGCAGCTTTGGTGAATGAAAAATCTTTTGCAACTTTAGCGCAAAAACTTGATCTTGGAGCATGTATTTTTATGTCTATCGCAGAAGAAAATAACGATGGACGCAATAAACCTTCCATACTTTCTGATGCTTTTGAAGCACTAATGGGGGCTTTGTATTTAGAAATAGGTTTTGAAAAAACTAAAAATATAGCATTAAACTTACTTAATGAAGTTTATCCGCATATTGACACACAAAGTTTGTTTAAAGACTATAAAACAAGATTACAAGAAATTACGCAGGCAAATATGGCAGGCACACCTGAGTATATTGTAGTAAAGGCTTTTGGGCCTGATCATAAAAAGCAATTTGAAATCGCAGTGAAAATTCAAGGCATAGAAGTAGCAAGATCTACAGCAGGTAGTAAAAAAGAAGCCCAACAACAATGTGCTAAAATCGCACTTGAGAAATTAGGAAAACTATGA
- the rnhA gene encoding ribonuclease HI — MKNIEIYTDGSCLNNPGFGGWAYVLTYKNHQKEQSGACENTTNNRMELMAIIEALKALKEPCEVKLYTDSNLMVQSINEWLEGWVKKDFKGKKNIDLWKEYLNVAKDHKITAFWIKAHNGHELNERCDELARNAALKLQEERSINA, encoded by the coding sequence TTGAAAAATATTGAAATTTATACAGACGGCTCGTGTTTAAACAACCCTGGCTTTGGAGGGTGGGCTTATGTTTTAACTTATAAAAATCATCAAAAAGAACAAAGTGGGGCGTGTGAGAATACAACAAACAACCGTATGGAATTAATGGCTATTATAGAGGCTTTAAAAGCTTTAAAAGAACCATGTGAGGTAAAGTTATACACAGATTCAAATTTAATGGTACAAAGTATTAATGAATGGCTTGAAGGTTGGGTAAAAAAAGATTTTAAGGGTAAAAAAAATATTGATCTTTGGAAAGAGTATTTAAATGTAGCTAAAGATCATAAAATAACTGCTTTTTGGATCAAAGCACACAATGGCCATGAATTAAATGAGCGTTGTGATGAGCTAGCAAGAAATGCAGCCTTAAAGCTCCAAGAAGAAAGGTCAATAAATGCTTAA
- the dnaG gene encoding DNA primase, with amino-acid sequence MIEQASIEQLLQKTDIVDIIAHYVEVKKQGSSYVCVCPFHDDKNPSMHINSIKGFYHCFACKAGGNVFKFVMDYEKLNFVEAVEKVASWSNFSLTYISQKQDNKKSIIHILPTLNAFYKQNLAKNKEALAYLYKRGLNDEDIRTFELGFAPSSNETLRLLQNEQITQEEALEVGAIKQNENGAYASFINRITFSIYDHKNLLIGFGGRTLDETNMAKYVNSPQSKLFDKSRVFYALNLAKDAIYKQKEMIICEGYMDAIAFHKAGFKNAVAVLGTALGENHIPLIKRLEARVILCFDNDNAGFNAAVRSAHLLSLAKIDGKVVLIEGGKDPAELVASHQEKLLFNILEKGIELGEFYIRSLIASCDLSSALSKQKALEEAQKYTFNLEPLVANSYTTLVANLLGVNINDIKLSKNTRKISFINPIKQSKINNISELELLKFLYENNETIGLFKLLSTKEYFLHQDITKAILEQKNFEDPSIRELYEFENIKNLSNLEEFLYAICKINLAYFNKLKSLNLKQAFKKQIYNLLNQNLEKIKKSYQNDEVFLNHLIEVLKSVHFLDDEESLELFLNRLQKNIKDKKAIHYNFEEEVF; translated from the coding sequence ATGATAGAACAAGCAAGTATAGAACAACTTTTACAAAAAACAGATATTGTTGATATCATAGCTCATTATGTTGAAGTAAAAAAACAAGGCTCAAGCTATGTTTGCGTTTGTCCTTTTCATGATGATAAAAATCCTAGTATGCATATTAATTCTATTAAAGGGTTTTATCATTGTTTTGCATGCAAGGCTGGGGGTAATGTTTTTAAATTTGTAATGGATTATGAGAAATTAAACTTCGTTGAAGCGGTGGAAAAAGTTGCTTCATGGAGTAATTTTTCACTTACTTATATCTCGCAAAAACAAGATAATAAAAAATCCATCATTCATATCTTGCCTACTCTTAATGCTTTTTACAAACAAAACCTAGCTAAAAACAAAGAAGCTTTAGCTTATCTTTATAAAAGAGGCTTAAATGATGAGGATATCAGAACCTTTGAACTAGGCTTTGCGCCAAGTTCCAATGAAACACTAAGACTGCTACAAAATGAGCAAATCACTCAAGAAGAAGCTTTAGAGGTAGGTGCGATAAAACAAAATGAAAATGGCGCTTATGCAAGTTTTATCAACCGCATTACTTTTAGTATTTATGATCATAAAAATTTGCTTATAGGCTTTGGTGGTAGAACTTTAGATGAAACAAATATGGCAAAATATGTTAATTCTCCCCAAAGCAAACTTTTTGATAAATCACGCGTTTTTTATGCACTCAATTTAGCAAAAGATGCCATTTATAAACAAAAAGAAATGATAATTTGCGAGGGCTATATGGATGCTATAGCCTTTCATAAAGCAGGATTTAAAAATGCTGTGGCAGTTTTAGGAACAGCTTTGGGTGAAAATCACATACCCTTGATAAAAAGATTAGAAGCAAGGGTGATTTTGTGTTTTGATAATGATAATGCAGGGTTTAATGCTGCTGTGCGTTCAGCACATTTGCTAAGTTTAGCAAAAATTGATGGAAAAGTAGTCTTAATAGAAGGTGGAAAAGATCCGGCTGAACTTGTAGCAAGCCATCAAGAAAAATTACTTTTTAATATTTTAGAAAAAGGCATAGAGCTTGGAGAATTTTATATAAGAAGTTTGATTGCAAGTTGTGATTTAAGCTCAGCACTTAGTAAACAAAAGGCTTTAGAAGAGGCGCAAAAATACACTTTTAATCTTGAGCCTTTAGTAGCAAATTCTTACACTACCTTAGTAGCAAATCTTTTGGGTGTAAATATTAATGATATTAAACTTTCTAAAAATACAAGAAAAATAAGCTTCATTAATCCCATCAAACAAAGTAAAATCAATAATATAAGCGAGTTAGAGCTTTTGAAATTTTTATATGAAAATAATGAAACCATAGGGCTTTTTAAGCTTTTAAGTACAAAAGAATATTTTTTACACCAAGACATTACTAAAGCTATTTTAGAGCAAAAAAACTTTGAAGATCCTAGTATAAGAGAGCTTTATGAATTTGAAAATATCAAAAACTTAAGCAATTTAGAAGAATTTTTATATGCTATTTGTAAGATCAACCTTGCATATTTTAATAAATTAAAAAGTTTAAATTTAAAACAAGCCTTTAAAAAACAAATTTATAATTTGCTCAATCAAAATTTAGAAAAAATCAAAAAAAGCTATCAAAATGATGAAGTTTTTTTAAACCATTTAATAGAAGTTTTAAAAAGCGTGCATTTTTTAGATGATGAGGAAAGTTTGGAATTATTTTTAAATAGACTACAAAAAAACATCAAAGATAAAAAAGCAATTCATTATAACTTTGAAGAAGAAGTTTTTTAA
- a CDS encoding MnmA/TRMU family protein, producing MKALALFSGGLDSMLAIKLISSQGIEVKALNINIGFGGTSDKSELMAKRAAMAGASFEMIDVRNAYLQEVLFNPQYGYGKHFNPCIDCHAFMFKTALSMLKDENASFIITGEVVGQRPMSQRNDAMAKVKKLALDEEDLILRPMCAKNLPLTKPEREGWVDREKLENISGRSRKRQLELAAKFGFEDFESPGGGCLLTLESFSNKIKDFIKFDKNMQVNDAQLLKYGRHLRLPNGSKMIVGRNELENQFLKELKTQKYEELKLFDLIGAYSLVDENINPQDLELALSIALTYAKTQNNTKYKIGFKDKIFQSMAFEDKNKIQEYFIN from the coding sequence ATGAAAGCATTAGCACTTTTTAGTGGCGGGCTTGATTCTATGCTTGCTATAAAACTCATAAGCTCTCAAGGTATAGAAGTAAAAGCTTTAAATATAAACATAGGCTTTGGTGGCACAAGCGACAAAAGCGAACTCATGGCAAAACGCGCTGCTATGGCAGGGGCTAGTTTTGAAATGATAGATGTAAGAAATGCTTATTTACAAGAAGTTTTATTTAACCCTCAATATGGATATGGAAAGCATTTTAATCCTTGTATAGATTGTCATGCTTTTATGTTTAAAACTGCTCTTTCAATGTTAAAAGATGAAAATGCAAGTTTTATCATCACAGGAGAAGTAGTTGGTCAACGCCCAATGAGCCAAAGAAATGATGCTATGGCCAAGGTTAAAAAACTAGCACTTGATGAAGAAGATTTAATCTTGCGTCCAATGTGTGCTAAAAATTTACCTTTAACCAAACCTGAGCGTGAAGGTTGGGTTGATAGAGAAAAGTTAGAAAATATAAGTGGAAGAAGCAGAAAAAGACAACTTGAACTAGCTGCCAAATTTGGTTTTGAAGATTTTGAAAGTCCAGGCGGTGGATGTTTGCTTACACTTGAGAGCTTTTCTAATAAAATCAAAGATTTCATTAAATTTGATAAAAATATGCAAGTTAATGACGCTCAACTTTTAAAATACGGACGCCACTTAAGACTTCCAAATGGCTCTAAAATGATAGTAGGTAGAAATGAGCTAGAAAATCAATTTTTAAAAGAATTAAAAACTCAAAAATACGAAGAATTAAAACTTTTTGATTTAATAGGTGCTTATTCTTTGGTGGATGAAAATATCAATCCACAAGATCTTGAACTTGCTCTAAGCATAGCACTAACTTATGCTAAAACTCAAAATAATACAAAATACAAAATAGGCTTTAAAGATAAAATTTTCCAAAGTATGGCTTTTGAAGATAAAAATAAAATTCAAGAATATTTTATAAATTAA